Proteins found in one Gammaproteobacteria bacterium genomic segment:
- a CDS encoding tRNA 2-thiocytidine biosynthesis protein TtcA has translation MSITVSMPVKPPKSLLRLAGKAIADYEMIRSGDRILLGLSGGKDSLSLLHLLLHFQKCAPIRFELGAVTIDPQSEVYDPSPLIPYMEKLGVPYFYRRKPILKIATEHMDNESYCAFCSRMKRGEMYGAAREQRYNVLALGQHLDDLAESFMLAAFYGGRLKTMKAHYRIDAGNLRVIRPLVYARERQTAACARELALPVIPENCPACFGMPMQRMHMKSLLATQEQADPRVFKSLRSTLKPLMAAGLENTREDSRLQPRLADVG, from the coding sequence ATGTCAATCACCGTCAGTATGCCGGTAAAACCACCCAAGTCACTGTTGCGGCTCGCCGGCAAGGCCATCGCGGACTACGAGATGATCCGTTCGGGCGACCGCATCCTGCTGGGATTGTCGGGTGGCAAGGATTCGCTGAGCCTGCTGCATCTGCTGTTGCATTTCCAAAAGTGCGCACCGATTCGTTTCGAGCTTGGCGCGGTGACCATCGACCCGCAGTCGGAAGTATACGATCCGTCCCCGCTTATTCCTTACATGGAAAAGCTGGGCGTGCCATATTTTTACAGGCGCAAACCGATCCTGAAGATTGCCACCGAGCACATGGACAACGAGTCCTACTGCGCTTTTTGCTCGCGCATGAAGCGCGGCGAGATGTACGGCGCGGCGCGCGAGCAACGCTATAACGTGCTGGCGCTGGGCCAGCATCTCGACGATCTGGCGGAAAGCTTTATGCTCGCCGCGTTTTACGGTGGCCGCCTCAAGACCATGAAGGCGCATTACCGCATCGACGCCGGCAATTTGCGCGTGATCCGCCCGCTCGTGTACGCGCGCGAGCGGCAGACGGCCGCGTGCGCCCGCGAACTCGCTCTGCCGGTCATACCGGAAAACTGTCCGGCGTGCTTCGGCATGCCCATGCAGCGCATGCACATGAAGTCGCTGCTTGCTACTCAGGAGCAGGCCGATCCGCGCGTGTTCAAGAGTCTGCGCTCTACGCTTAAGCCGCTGATGGCCGCGGGGCTTGAAAATACCAGGGAAGACAGCCGCTTGCAGCCCCGTCTGGCCGACGTCGGCTGA
- the pip gene encoding prolyl aminopeptidase: MLSLYPNVTPYRKFRLPVEDPHELYVEECGRADGLPALFLHGGPGACCEPYHRGFFNPQRYRVVLFDQRGSGRSSPHAELTGNSTPQLVADVERLREHLGIDRWVVFGGSWGSTLGLAYAQAHPDRVLGLILRGIFLCRKRDIDWFYQDGASRIFPDYWQDFLEPIPPAERVSLMQAYYQRLTGDDEVQRMAAAKAWSIWEGRAATLRVNADVVSHFADPHIALSLARIECHYFVNDCFMTPDQLLRNARRLRNVPGIIVHGRYDIVCPVEQALALHQVWPEASLEIVSDAGHSATEPGTVDALMRATDAMADRFT; this comes from the coding sequence GTGTTATCTCTTTACCCGAACGTTACGCCTTATCGTAAATTCCGGCTGCCGGTCGAAGACCCTCACGAACTTTACGTTGAGGAGTGTGGCCGCGCAGATGGCCTGCCGGCCCTATTTCTGCACGGCGGCCCCGGCGCCTGTTGCGAGCCATATCATCGGGGATTTTTCAACCCCCAGCGCTATCGCGTAGTGCTGTTCGATCAGCGTGGCAGCGGGCGCTCCAGCCCGCATGCCGAACTGACAGGCAACAGCACGCCACAGCTGGTCGCGGACGTCGAACGCCTGCGAGAGCATCTGGGCATCGACCGCTGGGTCGTGTTCGGCGGTTCCTGGGGTTCGACTTTGGGTCTGGCCTACGCGCAGGCGCATCCCGACCGGGTGCTGGGGTTGATACTGCGCGGCATATTCCTGTGCCGTAAACGCGATATCGACTGGTTTTATCAGGATGGCGCCAGCCGCATTTTCCCCGATTACTGGCAGGATTTCTTAGAGCCTATTCCGCCCGCGGAACGGGTAAGCCTGATGCAAGCGTACTATCAGCGCCTGACCGGCGACGACGAGGTGCAGCGCATGGCTGCGGCCAAGGCATGGTCCATCTGGGAGGGACGCGCGGCAACGCTGCGCGTTAATGCGGACGTAGTGAGTCACTTTGCCGATCCGCATATAGCCCTCAGTCTCGCGCGCATCGAGTGTCACTACTTTGTCAACGATTGCTTTATGACGCCGGATCAACTTCTGCGCAACGCGCGCCGGCTGCGAAACGTGCCAGGCATTATCGTCCATGGGCGCTACGACATCGTGTGTCCGGTCGAACAGGCGCTGGCGTTGCATCAGGTGTGGCCGGAGGCATCGCTGGAAATCGTGTCCGACGCCGGGCATTCCGCCACCGAGCCGGGAACGGTCGATGCGCTGATGCGTGCAACCGATGCGATGGCCGATCGCTTCACGTGA
- a CDS encoding D-tyrosyl-tRNA(Tyr) deacylase, which produces MIGLLQRVTCARVEVDEVTVVAIGRGLLVMVAVEHGDDAARADRLLERILGYRVFADKEGRMNLSLADTHGGLLLVPQFTLAADTRKGARPSFAPAAPADLSAALYDHLTARARERHAFVQTGQFGANMQIHLVNDGPVTFWLRVAPGEQ; this is translated from the coding sequence GTGATCGGCCTGCTGCAAAGAGTGACGTGTGCTCGGGTTGAAGTCGACGAAGTAACCGTCGTGGCGATCGGACGGGGTTTGCTGGTGATGGTGGCGGTCGAACATGGCGATGACGCGGCGCGCGCGGATCGTCTTCTGGAGCGCATTCTGGGCTACCGCGTTTTCGCGGATAAAGAGGGCCGCATGAATCTGAGCCTGGCTGATACGCACGGTGGACTGCTGCTGGTTCCGCAGTTCACCCTGGCCGCGGATACGCGCAAGGGCGCGCGGCCGAGTTTCGCCCCTGCCGCGCCGGCGGACTTAAGCGCCGCGCTGTACGATCATCTCACCGCCCGCGCGCGCGAACGCCACGCATTTGTCCAAACGGGGCAGTTCGGAGCGAACATGCAGATTCATCTGGTCAACGACGGGCCGGTCACTTTCTGGTTACGGGTAGCGCCGGGCGAGCAGTGA